Proteins encoded within one genomic window of Diorhabda sublineata isolate icDioSubl1.1 chromosome 1, icDioSubl1.1, whole genome shotgun sequence:
- the LOC130450652 gene encoding protein melted — protein sequence MSVNVAAEEKINRKMHELFMQVLKNRDLSRAGDLFSIPDHIIVNDLSIVLKEITIIASLPDYVNNDNDQSVVEICVTRVTSCIRETGSVELHCEALVNLLESCLHHNLQAMARDEDTPHAKISSDIISCIFLNYTKKAVMQRALPVAVKFLHKGNKELSRNMASYLSLAAMEHASLLTPHVQPIMDSIISGNYPLCRVLPNIYEVSPEPFQGHAMALVSLLPHCDNQEKLALLNLFTSMAKDNPTLLEASVPQLCEYLSSPVTVGPTLEVFVHMAERIPTLLVDHVNAVKQSAQKHPQTVCAAAQIISAVGKLSKDRAQDALNFVLEYFPKADRSSQTSLLRQATLLCSSYPVLFTDKVLLGIRSRHHTSTNQISQSTTPTTQSQVTSGGVTIVKVGGVHTTTPTPSGGYTRRAKLGDSRSTGRLHTAPSINTNRSMTKLNIAGGSVGGLHKSMTGLSSSQHINATPVPPLANSVTVTGVNKWTGPNVRVSSGGVTVTTISPPRMQRPLSQGPLAFIGTHPTQISGSPLVLTSPSLHSNNAVVVSSGYTGPISSGQVSVVSSSVAQTIPIGNSIVHTPPPMPAIDHTNSNSVAISGSVNVSGPTTVISRRNNTSVTLINQNSVANQRMSVFEPYPMRDTIQHFCEKHLDKIKSYMEKVSIRIPSPAKCTIEEKRQKKSAKLHFACQARGQHCLYSKTYFTMRTRNPRIWIHLMFISLQARNSHALSSRDAQVASLKHCWDILKCENKTFLTVVTSAFPCAKDQDSILNELRHSGYFDVFQVCPSSILPSEAPDSLGIGGVIWGCFLCAHPEKAVGFLRGDTRPVIEGQLKEKKGKWRLFRRWRTRYFTLSGAHLSCRGSSGGESIDVNQIRSVKVSRGARNIPKAFEIFTENQTLILKPKDGKNAEEWVQCLSIVVAHSHAKELPNKSNSLPARGISSSRTVV from the exons atgagTGTGAACGTTGCagctgaagaaaaaattaacagaaaaatgcACGAATTATTTATGCAAGTTTTGAAAAATCGGGATCTCTCTCGAGCCGGTGACCTTTTTTCAATCCCCGATCATATTATTGTCAATGATTTGTCCATTGTG ttGAAAGAAATAACTATAATTGCATCTCTGCCTGATTATgttaataatgataatgatcAAAGTGTGGTAGAAATATGTGTAACCAGAGTTACTTCTTGTATAAGAGAAACAGGAAGTGTTGAATTACACTGTGAGGCTCTTGTTAATCTGTTGGAATCTTGCCTACATCACAATTTACAAGCCATGGCAAGAGATGAAGACACTCCACATGCTAAAATATCATCTGATATCATTTCCTGTATTTTTTTG AACTATACGAAAAAGGCTGTAATGCAACGAGCTTTGCCTGTTGCagtaaaatttttacataagGGTAATAAAGAATTATCAAGAAATATGGCTTCTTATTTATCTTTAGCAGCTATGGAACATGCTTCTTTACTTACCCCTCATGTACAACCTATTATGGATTCTATAATATCAG GCAATTATCCATTATGTAGAGTTCttccaaatatttatgaagTATCTCCAGAACCTTTTCAAGGTCATGCGATGGCTTTGGTTTCACTGCTTCCGCACTGTGATAACCAAGAAAAATTAGCGTTGTTGAATTTATTTACTTCAATGGCAAAAGACAATCCCACA ttattagaAGCGAGCGTTCCTCAATTGTGTGAATATTTAAGTAGTCCAGTAACTGTGGGACCAACATTAGAAGTTTTTGTTCACATGGCCGAAAGAATACCAACACTGTTGGTTGATCATGTAAACGCCGTAAAACAATCAGCTCAAAAACATCCGCAAACCGTTTGTGCAGCGGCTCAAATCATCAGTGCCGTTGGAAAACTGAGCAAG gaTAGAGCTCAAGACGCTTTGAATTTTGTTCTCGAATATTTCCCCAAAGCTGATAGAAGTTCTCAAACCTCGTTACTAAGACAAGCGACTTTATTATGCAGCTCTTATCCAGTTCTTTTTACCGATAAAGTTTTGTTAGGAATAAGATCCAGACATCACACCAG TACAAATCAGATTAGTCAAAGTACTACGCCGACCACTCAAAGCCAAGTGACTTCTGGAGGAGTGACAATTGTGAAAGTCGGCGGGGTACATACGACTACGCCAACTCCATCTGGCGGGTATACGCGTCGTGCTAAATTAGGCGATTCGAGGAGTACGGGAAGATTACATACCGCTCCTAGTATTAATACAAACAGAAGTATGACTAAACTTAATATAGCTGGAG GCTCTGTAGGAGGACTCCACAAAAGTATGACAGGCCTAAGTTCTTCTCAACACATTAACGCTACTCCTGTACCTCCGCTGGCGAATAGTGTTACTGTGACCGGAGTAAATAAATGGACTGGGCCAAATGTTCGGGTATCTAGCGGAGGTGTAACAGTCACTACTATTTCACCACCTAGAATGCAGAGACCTTTAAGTCAAGGTCCTTTGGCGTTTATTGGAACCCACCCCACTCAG ATTTCTGGTAGTCCTTTAGTTTTGACTTCACCTTCCCTCCATTCCAATAACGCAGTTGTCGTTAGTTCGGGTTATACGGGACCAATATCCAGTGGACAAGTATCCGTGGTGAGCAGTTCTGTAGCCCAAACTATACCTATAGGTAATAGTATAGTCCATACCCCACCACCAATGCCGGCTATTGATCACACGAACTCGAATAGCGTTGCTATATCTg GTAGCGTCAACGTCAGTGGTCCCACTACGGTAATATCACGTCGGAATAATACCAGTGTtacattaataaatcaaaattcggTGGCTAATCAAAGAATGAGCGTTTTCGAACCGTACCCCATGAGGGATACCATACAACATTTTTGCGAAAAACATCTCGATAAAATTAAGAGTTATATGGAAAAAGTTTCTATTAGAATCCCATCACCGGCTAAATGTACTATTGAAGAAAAGAGACAGAAAAAGTCTGCTAAATTACATTTCGCTTGTCAAGCTCGAGGGCAGCACTGTCTCTATTCTAAAACCTATTTTACTATGAGAACTCGTAATCCACGGATTTGGATACATTTAATGTTCATATCGTTACAg gCACGTAATTCACATGCTTTAAGCTCTAGAGACGCCCAAGTAGCTTCGTTAAAACACTGTTGGGACATTTtgaaatgtgaaaacaaaacatTCCTAACGGTAGTGACTAGTGCTTTTCCTTGTGCAAAAGACCAAGATTCCATCCTTAACGAATTACGCCACTCTGGTTATTTCGACGTATTTCAAGTATGCCCTTCGAGTATACTACCTTCTGAAGCTCCAGACTCTTTAGGAATTGGTGGTGTAATTTGGGGATGTTTTTTATGTGCCCATCCCGAAAAAGCAGTTGGGTTCCTAAGAGGAGATACAAGACCAGTCATTGAAGGCCaattgaaagagaaaaaaggaaaatggaGGTTATTTAGGCGATGGAGAACTAGGTATTTTACATTGTCTGGAGCGCATCTGAGTTGTAGAGGATCG AGTGGCGGTGAATCAATCGATGTAAATCAAATAAGATCAGTGAAAGTGTCACGGGGCGCTAGAAATATTCCAAAAGCCTTCGAAATTTTCACGGAAAATCAGACTTTAATTTTAAAACCTAAGGATGGAAAAAATGCCGAAGAGTGGGTCCAATGTTTGAGCATAGTTGTTGCACATTCTCACGCCAAAGAATTGCCTAATAAGAGCAATTCTTTACCAGCAAG